The Rhodospirillales bacterium genome includes the window AGAATAAAAAAGGCAAGAAAAGGAGATTCATCAAAAGAAAATTCCTCGTTTTCCATCTCAGATACTGGCCGGGCCGCTTGCGTAAAACGACCCAAAATAATAACATTGTCATCCCGATCATCCGTCATGGTGTCGCCCTTCCTAGCATTTGACCAGTTGCGGGGTCTTGCTGCGGCAATTCAGAAAACGCTGAAGCTCCTGACGGGCATCGCAATCCTCATCCCAGTTGAATGTCATGGTAAGTACGGCTTTGTCATCGGCGGTTAGGATATCAAACGACAGCTGGAATTCCGGCAGGTTACGGGACATCAGCTCATCCAGCACTGTTTCCTGTTGAAGCCTCCGCAGCATTTCTTTCAGATATAGATCACGGACAATAGAATCATGTACATGATTCAGATCATGATCTTCCTCGTAAGCGATCAAGATTTCGGGGGCGTTCCTTTCCAGAAAATCCCGGAAATTATCCGGCGCATTTTCGGCCAGATCGGCGATGTAGCTGTCGATGATCAGGGTTGCTTCTTCACTGTCAAGCGGCAGGAGTATCCCGATCGTGTGAGAAAAAACATTCTTACCCGTGTAGTGCTGGATGTTCAGGTCTTTCAACATCCGGTGCATTTCACCCGTAAAGCGCGCCGCAAAATCATTGAGACGCAAGATAATGTTTAAAGCAGGATCAAGATAAAAAGGGTGGGGGTTTTCTGTTTGTGCAGGAAACTGGCTATCCTGCGTTTCTGTAAACGCCGGACGCAAAAAGGGAATAACATTTGTCGATGGCTTGCCCATGAAACCCGTAACCGCCTTTTGTCATTGTTTTTTACATCCTAGACGATGAAAATATGAAAAATCAATCTTTTTGTGAACTTTTCCCTTCTCTTTTCGGTGCTTGCTGGTTATAGTGCCCTGCAAATTTCAGCTATCGCCGCTTTGAAAAAGGAATTTGCGCCATGCCGACAAAACAATCCCATATCCGCCAAGGTCTGACGTTTGATGACGTGCTTTTGTTGCCCGCCGCTTCGGAAATCCATCCGAACGACGCCAGCACAAAAACGCATCTGACGCGGGATATTGAATTGAATATCCCTTTGTTATCTTCGGCAATGGATACGATTACCGGCGCGGATATGGCCATTGCCATGGCGCAGGCCGGGGGGCTGGGCGTTATTCACCGGAACTATTCGGTCGAGGAGCAAGCCGCGCAGGTCCGGATCGTTAAACGGTTTGAGTCCGGCATGGTTGAAAATCCGATCACAATCCAGCCGGACGCGATCTTGGCGCAGGCCTTGGAGCTGATGAGTATTAACCGTATTTCCGGGATTCCCGTAACCGAGGCTAACGGCCAGCTTGTGGGTATCCTGACCAACCGGGATGTACGCTTTGCCGAAAATCCCGAACAGCCGGTCAAGGATCTGATGACAGCCAACAATCTGGTCAAGGTTGTCGGCAGCGTTGATAAAGAAGAAGCCAAACGGTTGCTGCACAAATACCGGATTGAAAAGCTGTTGGTCGTGGATGAAGCCGGGCGCTGCACCGGGCTGATGACGGTGAAAGACATTGAGAAATCGGAACTGCACCCGCTTTCTACCAAGGATTCACAAGGGCGCTTGCTTTGTGGCGCGGCTGTCGGAACCGGCAACAGCGGCATCGAACGAGCCGAAGCCATGGCGGCCGCTGGGCTGGATGTGGTTGTAGTTGATACCGCTCATGGCCACTCAAGAAACGTTCTCGATACGGTGAGCCAGATCCGCGATTTGCTGGGTGAACGCCTTCAGATTATTGCCGGGAATATTGCAACGGCCAGTGCGGCAAAAGCTTTGATCGAAGCCGGGGCCGATGCGGTCAAGGTCGGCATCGGGCCGGGGTCGATTTGCACCACGCGCGTCGTGGCGGGTGTCGGTGTGCCGCAACTGACGGCGATTATGGATGTGGCCGAAGCTTGCGCGAAAAAGAAAATCCCGGTGATTGCCGATGGCGGGATCAAATATTCCGGCGATTTTGCCAAGGCGATTGCCGCCGGGGCCGATTGTGCCATGATGGGCAGCGCCTTGGCCGGGACCGATGAAGCGCCGGGCGAGGTGATCCTGTTTCAGGGGCGCTCCTACAAAACCTATCGCGGGATGGGCTCCGTCGGGGCGATGACCCGCGGCTCTGCTGACCGTTACTTTCAGGGTAATGTCAAGGAAGAGCAAAAACTGGTTCCCGAAGGTATCGAAGGCCGCGTGCCTTACAAAGGTCCGGTTGGCCCGGTAATTCACCAGATGATCGGTGGTTTGCGGGCTTCTATGGGCTATACGGGATGCGCCACGATTGCCGATATGAAGAAAAAAGCTGAATTCATGCAAATGACCGGCGCGGGCTTCCGTGAGTCCCACGTCCACGATGTGACAATCACGAAAGAAGCGCCGAACTACCGGACGGAAGCCCAGTAGGTTTAAGCGGCCCGATCTTTCAAAAACGGATAATCCGTATAACCTTTCGGGCCTTCGGTATAGAAGGTTTCGATGTCGGGCGCATTCAGCGATGCCCCCGCCTTGAATCGTTCCGCCAGATCCGGATTGGCGATATAGGGTACGCCATAGGCAATCGCATCGGCTTCCCCGTTTGCCAGGGCCGCGTTCCCCTTGTCTCGGTCATAACCGCCATTGGCAATCAGCGGCCCGGAGAAATTTTCCCGGATATGCGGTAGCACCCAGCGCCCTTGTGGGTCGGCCAGCATATGACCGGGCAACGGTTCCATGACATGCAGGTACGCCAAACCAAATTGATCAAGCTGTGCCGCGACGTAAGAGAAAAGCGCGGCTGGATCGCTGTCATTCATGTCGTTTTTCGGATTGGTCGGGGAAATCCGCACGCCGACTTTGTCTGCGCCGATGGCCTTGGTCACAGCCTGAACGACCTGTAACAAAAGCCGCGCCCGGTTCTCAAGGCTGCCGCCATACTCATCCGTGCGCTCGTTGGCGCCATCGCGCAGGAATTCGTCGAGCAGGTAACCGTTGGCGCTGTGTACCTCTACGCCGTCAAACCCGGCCTCCATGGCACGGCGGGCGGCGGCGATATAATCTTCGATAAGGCCGGGAATTTCCGAGGTACCCAGCGCCCGCGGCGTCTCCAGCGGTTTTTTCGACCCATCCGGTACGCGGATATCACCTTGAGCCGCAAGCGCTGACGGCGCGACGGGAAGGGCGCCGTCATGAAAATCCGAATGCGAAACCCGGCCCATATGCCAGAGCTGTAAGATCATATTGCTACCGGCGTCATGCACGGCATCGGTAATTTTGCGCCATCCGGCAACATGCTCGTCCGTCCATATCCCCGGCGCGTGATACCAGCCATAGCCCTGCGGCGAGATAGCGGTCGCCTCGGAAATAATCATCCCGGCCCCGGCCCGCTGGCTGTAATATTCCACCATCAAATCGGTGGGGATGCCATTGCCCTCGGCGCGCCCGCGCGTCAGCGGCGCCATGATGATACAGTTTTTGCAATCAATAGAACCAAAACGGATGGAATCGAAAAGGCTGGCGGTCATAGAGCTCTCCTGTTAGAAGTACGGCTTGTTATTATTTAGCACATGAACTGAATTTTGAAAGGCTAACATTATGACCCCCGCCGCGCGGATCAAGGCCACGATTGATATACTGGAAAACATTGCTGTCGGACGCGTGCCGATGGATACGGTGACAGGCGATTATATGCGCCACCGCCGTTATATTGGCTCCAAGGACCGCGCAGCGATTGCCGAACGGACATACGGCATGGTCAGGGCGACAGCGCGGCTCGGACGCTGGCTGGAAAAGGTCGGGGCAGAGGACACCCCCCGCAACCGTATGCTCGCATGGCTGGTGCTGGGAGAAAGTAACGACCACAAACGGATCAAGGATCTGTTTGATGGTTCCAAATACGGCGCGGAGCGGCTGACCGATGAAGAATTTAAAATCGTCGACGATCTGCAGGGAAAAAACCTGAACAATTCATCCCTGCCCGACGCTGTCCGCGTTGAATGCCCGCCGCTTTACGAAGACAAGCTCCGCGCCTATTTCGGTGACGATTTCGTCCCGGAAATGAAAGCGATGCTCGGCGGCGCCACGCTGGATTTGCGGGTGAATGTCTGGCGCGCCGACAAGGAAAAAGTCCGGAAGTTTCTGGAGGCCGACGGCGTTGAAACTGATGATACGCCTATCTCCCCTTGGGGTTTGCGGGCGCGGGGCAAGGCCTATCTGTCCAAAACCAAGGCCTGG containing:
- the guaB gene encoding IMP dehydrogenase gives rise to the protein MPTKQSHIRQGLTFDDVLLLPAASEIHPNDASTKTHLTRDIELNIPLLSSAMDTITGADMAIAMAQAGGLGVIHRNYSVEEQAAQVRIVKRFESGMVENPITIQPDAILAQALELMSINRISGIPVTEANGQLVGILTNRDVRFAENPEQPVKDLMTANNLVKVVGSVDKEEAKRLLHKYRIEKLLVVDEAGRCTGLMTVKDIEKSELHPLSTKDSQGRLLCGAAVGTGNSGIERAEAMAAAGLDVVVVDTAHGHSRNVLDTVSQIRDLLGERLQIIAGNIATASAAKALIEAGADAVKVGIGPGSICTTRVVAGVGVPQLTAIMDVAEACAKKKIPVIADGGIKYSGDFAKAIAAGADCAMMGSALAGTDEAPGEVILFQGRSYKTYRGMGSVGAMTRGSADRYFQGNVKEEQKLVPEGIEGRVPYKGPVGPVIHQMIGGLRASMGYTGCATIADMKKKAEFMQMTGAGFRESHVHDVTITKEAPNYRTEAQ
- a CDS encoding alkene reductase, with the translated sequence MTASLFDSIRFGSIDCKNCIIMAPLTRGRAEGNGIPTDLMVEYYSQRAGAGMIISEATAISPQGYGWYHAPGIWTDEHVAGWRKITDAVHDAGSNMILQLWHMGRVSHSDFHDGALPVAPSALAAQGDIRVPDGSKKPLETPRALGTSEIPGLIEDYIAAARRAMEAGFDGVEVHSANGYLLDEFLRDGANERTDEYGGSLENRARLLLQVVQAVTKAIGADKVGVRISPTNPKNDMNDSDPAALFSYVAAQLDQFGLAYLHVMEPLPGHMLADPQGRWVLPHIRENFSGPLIANGGYDRDKGNAALANGEADAIAYGVPYIANPDLAERFKAGASLNAPDIETFYTEGPKGYTDYPFLKDRAA